One genomic segment of Equus quagga isolate Etosha38 chromosome 20, UCLA_HA_Equagga_1.0, whole genome shotgun sequence includes these proteins:
- the LOC124230714 gene encoding interferon alpha-inducible protein 27, mitochondrial-like: MELGQAGILVSSLASKIMSAASLAKVSGAASGSVLAGLPSLGLTLSSKAALGSWLGTLNGFNLLGAPAAALTVSPLAAKATAAVVGGALTVGAVPVVLGAMGFTGAGITASSLAAKMMSAAAIANGGGVAAGSLVATLQSVGAAGLSLSSKVILGSAGSALVSLMAPL; the protein is encoded by the exons ATGGAGTTAGGCCAGGCAGGCATCTTAGTCTCTTCCCTGGCCTCCAAGATAATGTCAGCAGCAAGCCTGGCCAAAGTGAGCGGGGCGGCCTCCGGCAGTGTCCTGGCTGGACTTCCATCACTGG GGCTCACCCTGTCATCCAAGGCTGCCCTGGGGTCCTGGCTGGGGACACTGAATGGCTTCAACCTACTGGGTGCGCCTGCCGCGGCCCTGACCGTTTCCCCACTCGCAG CCAAGGCTACTGCAGCTGTGGTTGGAGGAG CCCTGACCGTGGGGGCTGTCCCCGTGGTGCTCGGCGCCATGGGCTTCACTGGGGCAGGAATCACCGCCTCGTCCTTAGCGGCCAAGATGATGTCCGCGGCCGCCATTGCCAACGGGGGTGGAGTTGCGGCCGGCAGCCTGGTGGCCACTCTACAGTCCGTGG GAGCGGCTGGACTCTCCCTGTCCTCCAAAGTCATCCTGGGCTCCGCTGGGTCTGCCCTTGTGTCCCTCATGGCGCCCCTGTAA